From a region of the Tursiops truncatus isolate mTurTru1 chromosome 2, mTurTru1.mat.Y, whole genome shotgun sequence genome:
- the EDDM3B gene encoding epididymal secretory protein E3-beta, producing the protein MASSLKVLGPLLALLFPLCGLLVHSQNVSWREFVKQHHPSTNWEFSKYKCSDLMRERGVSKDENYHIFVYTVWHKIEHICIRNWRDHYRNVYIWAPYPFKTLKCYRKNSKNNYKDYKSYSYIEFHCGMNGFVDDIEDMQLLEDISN; encoded by the coding sequence ATGGCATCCTCTCTAAAGGTCCTAGGCCCTCTCTTGGCCCTGCTGTTCCCTCTATGTGGGCTCCTTGTACACAGCCAGAACGTTTCCTGGAGGGAATTCGTGAAACAGCACCACCCTAGCACGAACTGGGAATTCAGCAAGTACAAGTGCAGTGATCTGATGAGGGAAAGAGGTGTTTCAAAAGACGAGAACTATCACATCTTCGTCTATACCGTATGGCACAAGATTGAGCATATATGCATCAGGAACTGGAGAGATCACtacagaaatgtatatatatgggcCCCATATCCCTTCAAAACACTCAAGTGCTACCGGAAGAATAGCAAAAACAACTACAAAGATTACAAGAGCTACAGCTACATTGAATTCCATTGTGGCATGAATGGGTTTGTTGATGACATAGAGGACATGCAGTTGTTAGAGGATATCAGCAACTAG
- the RNASE4 gene encoding ribonuclease 4, with the protein MALQTTHALLLLLLLTLLGLGLVQPTYGQDRMYQRFLRQHVDPDVTGGDAGYCNLMMQRRKMTSHQCKRFNTFIHEDLGNIHSICRTANIQCKNGRMNCHEGVVRVTDCRETGSSRAPNCRYRAKASTRRVVIACEGNPEVPVHFDK; encoded by the coding sequence ATGGCTCTCCAGACGACCCATGCATTACTCCTGCTCTTGCTGCTGAccctgctggggctggggctggtacAGCCCACCTATGGCCAGGATCGCATGTACCAACGATTCCTGCGGCAACACGTGGACCCTGATGTGACAGGAGGCGATGCTGGCTACTGCAACTTGATGATGCAAAGACGGAAGATGACTTCACATCAGTGCAAGCGCTTCAACACTTTCATTCATGAAGACCTTGGGAACATTCATAGTATCTGCAGAACCGCCAATATTCAGTGCAAGAATGGCCGGATGAACTGCCATGAGGGTGTAGTGAGGGTCACAGATTGCAGGGAGACAGGAAGTTCCAGGGCTCCCAACTGCAGATACCGGGCCAAGGCCAGCACCAGACGTGTTGTCATTGCCTGTGAAGGTAACCCAGAGGTGCCTGTGCACTTTGATAAATAG
- the ANG gene encoding angiogenin isoform X1, giving the protein MVMFLSPLFFVFMLGLGLTPLTLAQEDYGYRHFLSQHYDPQPKGRDDRYCENMMRRRDLTNPCKEVNTFIHGSKNDIKGICDDTNGKPGEGNLRISKSSFQITTCKHKGGSLRPPCRYRATKGYRVIAIGCRNDWPTHLQESFITPAQ; this is encoded by the coding sequence ATGGTGATGTTCCTGAGCCCCCTGTTTTTCGTCTTCATGCTGGGTCTGGGTCTGACCCCACTGACCCTGGCTCAGGAAGACTACGGATACAGACACTTCCTGTCCCAGCACTATGATCCCCAACCAAAGGGCCGGGATGACAGATACTGTGAAAACATGATGAGGAGGCGAGACCTGACCAATCCCTGCAAAGAGGTCAACACCTTTATTCATGGCAGCAAGAATGACATCAAGGGCATCTGTGATGATACGAATGGAAAACCTGGCGAAGGCAATCTCAGAATAAGCAAGTCTTCCTTCCAGATCACCACTTGCAAGCATAAAGGAGGGTCCCTCCGGCCTCCATGCAGGTACAGAGCCACAAAAGGGTACAGAGTCATTGCTATTGGCTGTAGAAATGACTGGCCCACCCACTTGCAGGAGTCCTTTATCACTCCAGCACAGTAG
- the ANG gene encoding angiogenin isoform X2 translates to MQCQCCTDGGDNQVYNCVTRNRRLSAQLVICGRVKKKGKRSPGHMELLLKEMVMFLSPLFFVFMLGLGLTPLTLAQEDYGYRHFLSQHYDPQPKGRDDRYCENMMRRRDLTNPCKEVNTFIHGSKNDIKGICDDTNGKPGEGNLRISKSSFQITTCKHKGGSLRPPCRYRATKGYRVIAIGCRNDWPTHLQESFITPAQ, encoded by the exons ATGCAATGTCAGTGTTGCACTGATGGTGGAGATAATCAAGTTTACAACTGTGTTACAAGGAACAGAAGATTGAGTGCGCAGTTAGTCATTTGTGGACgggtaaagaagaaaggaaagagaagcccAGGACATATG GAGCTTTTGTTGAAAGAGATGGTGATGTTCCTGAGCCCCCTGTTTTTCGTCTTCATGCTGGGTCTGGGTCTGACCCCACTGACCCTGGCTCAGGAAGACTACGGATACAGACACTTCCTGTCCCAGCACTATGATCCCCAACCAAAGGGCCGGGATGACAGATACTGTGAAAACATGATGAGGAGGCGAGACCTGACCAATCCCTGCAAAGAGGTCAACACCTTTATTCATGGCAGCAAGAATGACATCAAGGGCATCTGTGATGATACGAATGGAAAACCTGGCGAAGGCAATCTCAGAATAAGCAAGTCTTCCTTCCAGATCACCACTTGCAAGCATAAAGGAGGGTCCCTCCGGCCTCCATGCAGGTACAGAGCCACAAAAGGGTACAGAGTCATTGCTATTGGCTGTAGAAATGACTGGCCCACCCACTTGCAGGAGTCCTTTATCACTCCAGCACAGTAG